A single genomic interval of Helianthus annuus cultivar XRQ/B chromosome 13, HanXRQr2.0-SUNRISE, whole genome shotgun sequence harbors:
- the LOC110943130 gene encoding uncharacterized protein LOC110943130: MAQLLNNSSNANQISEKRYQQHEERFMAQEGEMRSQKASIQTIENQVGQLAKMLSERPQGSLPGNTEPYPRGHVNAVMTRSGKATGPDKSNSPPITDTIQTDASDEVHARRVPASTAQFQEPGKDFIPPVPYPSRLEKQKNDEEHGKFLEMFKQLHINIPFVEALAQMPKYARFLKDILTNKQKLESLSCVLMNENCSALLQNHLPEKMGDPGSFTLPCLIGSMSVSHALADLGASINLMPYKVFAKLDLGEPSLTRMSIRLADRSLKYPRGFVENMLVKIDKFVFPVDFVILDMDKDSKEPLIFGRPLLKRAINSWTPAPNSWQLAKSRSE, from the coding sequence ATGGCGCAACTGTTAAACAACTCCAGCAATGCCAATCAAATATCTGAAAAGCGATACCAGCAACATGAGGAGCGTTTCATGGCACAAGAAGGGGAAATGCGGAGCCAGAAGGCTTCAATACAAACCATTGAGAATCAAGTAGGGCAATTGGCCAAGATGTTGTCTGAAAGACCCCAAGGTAGTCTTCCAGGTAACACAGAACCATACCCAAGAGGGCATGTTAATGCAGTAATGACGAGGAGTGGTAAAGCCACGGGACCTGACAAATCGAACTCACCACCGATCACTGATACGATCCAAACTGATGCTTCAGATGAGGTGCACGCTAGGCGagtcccagcaagtacagcacagtTCCAGGAGCCAGGTAAAGATTTCATTCCTCCTGTCCCATATCCGAGCAGATTGGAGAAGCAAAAGAACGATGAAGAACATGGTAAGTTTTTAGAAATGTTTAAACAATTACACATAAACATACCATTTGTTGAGGCGTTggctcaaatgcctaaatacgcAAGGTTCTTAAAAGACATCCTCACAAACAAGCAGAAGCTCGAAAGCTTGTCTTGTGTGTTGATGAATGAAAACTGTTCAGCCCTTCTCCAAAACCATCTACCTGAAAAGATGGGAGATCCGGGCAGTTTTACTCTTCCCTGTCTCATTGGCAGCATGTCTGTCAGTCACGCATTAGCCGATTTAGGAGCTAGCATAAACCTTATGCCTTATAAGGTTTTTGCTAAATTAGATCTGGGTGAACCTTCGCTCACTAGAATGAGCATTCGCCTTGCAGATCGTTCACTCAAATATCCGCGTGGATTCGTTGAAAACATGCTTgttaaaatcgataaatttgtttttcCCGTGGATTTTGTTATTTTAGACATGGACAAAGATTCAAAAGAGCCATTAATATTTGGACGCCCGCTCCTCAAAAGAGCCATTAATAGTTGGACTCCCGCTCCTAATAgttggcagctggccaaatcacgctccgagtaa